The following proteins are encoded in a genomic region of Triticum dicoccoides isolate Atlit2015 ecotype Zavitan chromosome 1B, WEW_v2.0, whole genome shotgun sequence:
- the LOC119311802 gene encoding gibberellin 2-beta-dioxygenase 3-like, whose amino-acid sequence MVAITVPISVDAIPLVKCAHAAAAAVPSVDLSAPGAAAAVADACRGVGFFKATNHGVPAALTDALEARAAAFFALPHKDKLEASARPLGYGSKSIGCNGDVGWLEYILLSVGSGSVAAASLPPSLRAALEEYTDAVREVGARVLELMADGLGIAEERRGVLRRMVVAPAGDKGGADELVRVNHYPPCPCPLAAGQRGVTGFGEHTDPQIISVLRSNRTGGLQIMLPEGRWVPVAPDPDSLFINVGDSLQVLTNGRFRSVKHRVVAPAEGQQSRLSVIYFGGPAPTQRIAPLPELMREGEQSLYREFTWAEYKKAAYKSRLGDHRLGPFELPAAVTQEATKADHHCSSNAVQPPAPAPPHVARVH is encoded by the exons ATGGTGGCCATCACGGTGCCCATCTCGGTGGACGCGATCCCTCTTGTGAAATGCGcgcatgcggcggcggcggcggtgccgaGCGTCGACCTGTCGGCGCCGGGCGCTGCGGCGGCCGTCGCGGACGCATGCCGCGGCGTGGGCTTCTTCAAGGCGACCAACCACGGCGTGCCGGCCGCCCTCACGGACGCGCTGGAGGCCCGCGCCGCGGCCTTCTTCGCGCTGCCACACAAGGACAAGCTGGAGGCGTCGGCGCGGCCCTTGGGCTACGGCAGCAAGAGCATCGGCTGCAACGGCGACGTGGGCTGGCTCGAGTACATCCTGCTCTCCGTCGGGTCCggctccgtcgccgccgcctccctgccgCCGTCGCTCCGGGCGGCGCTCGAGGAGTACACGGACGCGGTGCGCGAGGTGGGAGCGCGGGTGCTGGAGCTCATGGCGGATGGGCTCGGCATCGCGGAGGAGCGCCGCGGCGTGCTGCGACggatggtggtggcgccggcgggaGACAAGGGCGGGGCAGACGAGCTGGTGCGCGTGAACCATTACCCGCCGTGCCCCTGCCCCCTGGCGGCGGGGCAGCGCGGCGTGACGGGGTTCGGGGAGCACACGGACCCGCAGATCATCTCCGTGCTCCGGTCCAACCGCACCGGGGGCCTCCAGATCATGCTCCCGGAAGGCCGCTGGGTCCCCGTGGCCCCCGACCCCGATTCCCTCTTCATCAATGTCGGGGACTCCCTCCAG GTGCTGACGAACGGGCGGTTCCGGAGCGTGAAGCACCGGGTGGTTGCGCCGGCGGAGGGGCAGCAGTCGCGGCTGTCGGTGATCTACTTCGGCGGGCCGGCGCCGACGCAGCGGATCGCGCCGCTGCCGGAGCTGATGCGGGAAGGGGAGCAGAGCCTGTACAGGGAGTTCACCTGGGCCGAGTACAAGAAGGCCGCCTACAAGTCCCGCCTCGGCGACCACCGCCTCGGCCCCTTCGAGCTCCCCGCCGCCGTCACCCAAGAGGCAACCAAGGCCGACCATCACTGCAGCAGCAACGCAGTtcagccgccggcgccggcgccccctCACGTGGCACGAGTGCACTAG